From the genome of Nitrospirae bacterium YQR-1:
TGCTTTTTAGTTAGATTTAGTTTATTTTTGTTAGGTTCCACTCTACAGCCCTTTACCGGTATCAATAAGCGCCGTTATATCAGAAGGCTTAAAGAGATTTTTCCGGCTTATCCTCACCGGAGTAAGCAAGCCCTTATTTATCAAACGGTACACGGTAGCTATAGATATGTTGAGAATCAAAGTTATCTCTTTCATTGTTTGTAATCTTTCCATAATAAATTATGTCTCTATATGTATTAATTTGTCAATTATTGATTTACTTTATAGTATTAATGCTCTACAAATAATTAGCCTCTGATTTTGAGTATAAGCTTCGTAGTGCACATATTACCCGAAAGACAGAGAGATTTCCCCTGTGAAATCAAAACAGCTCACTGTTGGCCATTACAGCAAGTTTAGGGCGTATAATGTCTGTGGGGTACAAGTGAGTCAAAACAAAGTACTGATGTTTTTTCAGTATAAATTATGGTTAGGGTCAACAAAGATGAGGTTCAATATATCACGTTCTCTTATACCTACTAAACGTCCTTTGTGTGAGAATCGGAAAACCATAACTTTTTTAACTTCTTCGGTAATGTCGGGTGGCATTTTAACCTTCAGTTCAGTAATCGGAATCTTCTCATATCCCAATCCTGATTTCGGTTCTTTGTGAATGCCTTTCCATTGCCTTTGTCCAAGTAGTAGCAGCTTATCTGCAACAGCAGCCTTATCGCTTATCACAATGAGACAAACAAAAGTCCTGACCTCTACCCATATAACGAAAAGAGAAAGCGATATTATGTTCTTCGTAATCAGGAGGAGGTTTTTAACCTCTAAACGGTTGCTTTTTTTGTAAGAGTGGCTTTTGGTTTTAGGCATTACGCACGTATTTTACTAAGTCTTCAGTCATTGCCTCATGCGTTATAATTGTACCTGTACCCTTGTCATAGGCTTGTTTCCAACACATATCTTCATGAGCAATATCCTTAAGTCGTATAGCAGAAAACTGTCCGAAAACATCAAATATTTCATCTAAAAACTCACGGTCATTTTCAGCAATTACATCTGGCGTAAAGTTTTCCGGAGGAGGGATGCTCCCTGCTCCAGACTCTTTATACCTATGATAAAGAGTAGGGATAACCGGTCCGTATGTCCATGCTTCAATAGATTCCTCAAAAAGAGGTTTTTTGAAGAAGATAAGATATAACCCTTGTGCATAATATACAAGCTTTTGAAGCTTGAGGTTAGAAATAAGCTCTTCTCCCTCTTCTGCTTTAAAAAGAAAGTAATTAGCTATATCATTACAAGAATACACACCGGATACCTCTTGTTTAATATTTAAAGTATTAACCGTAGTTGCCATACTCTTACTTTATCACTAAAAACAAAAAAAATGCAACACCCTTGACAGCCTCAACATTTCTATGGTACTTTTAAAGCGTTCAGTGTAAAGGGTTGTCCACGCACCTTAGCAGTGGTTTTTTAGTTTTTAAGGCATTATTAATGATGTTGCCGACTGTCCCACCAACCGTGAGGCGTGGGCGGCTCTTTACGCCG
Proteins encoded in this window:
- a CDS encoding helix-turn-helix domain-containing protein is translated as MERLQTMKEITLILNISIATVYRLINKGLLTPVRISRKNLFKPSDITALIDTGKGL
- a CDS encoding DUF4065 domain-containing protein produces the protein MATTVNTLNIKQEVSGVYSCNDIANYFLFKAEEGEELISNLKLQKLVYYAQGLYLIFFKKPLFEESIEAWTYGPVIPTLYHRYKESGAGSIPPPENFTPDVIAENDREFLDEIFDVFGQFSAIRLKDIAHEDMCWKQAYDKGTGTIITHEAMTEDLVKYVRNA